Proteins from one Escherichia coli genomic window:
- the wecA gene encoding UDP-N-acetylglucosamine--undecaprenyl-phosphate N-acetylglucosaminephosphotransferase: protein MNLLTVSTDLISIFLFTTLFLFFARKVAKKVGLVDKPNFRKRHQGLIPLVGGISVYAGICFTFGIDDYYIPHASLYLACAGVLVFIGALDDRFDISVKIRATIQAAVGIVMMVFGKLYLSSLGYIFGSWEMVLGPFGYFLTLFAVWAAINAFNMVDGIDGLLGGLSCVSFAAIGMILWFDGQTSLAIWCFAMIAAILPYIMLNLGILGRRYKVFMGDAGSTLIGFTVIWILLETTQGKTHPISPVTALWIIAIPLMDMVAIMYRRLRKGMSPFSPDRQHIHHLIMRAGFTSRQAFVLITLAAALLASIGVLAEYSHFVPEWVMLVLFLLAFFLYGYCIKRAWKVARFIKRVKRRLRRNRGGSPNLTK, encoded by the coding sequence GTGAATTTACTGACAGTGAGTACTGATCTCATCAGTATTTTTTTATTCACGACACTGTTTCTGTTTTTTGCCCGAAAGGTGGCAAAAAAAGTCGGTTTAGTGGATAAACCAAACTTCCGCAAACGTCACCAGGGGTTGATACCACTCGTTGGGGGTATTTCGGTTTACGCAGGGATTTGCTTCACGTTCGGAATTGACGATTACTATATTCCGCATGCATCTCTCTATCTCGCTTGTGCTGGTGTACTGGTGTTCATCGGTGCGCTGGATGACCGTTTTGATATCAGCGTAAAAATCCGTGCCACCATACAGGCCGCTGTTGGCATTGTTATGATGGTGTTCGGCAAACTTTATCTCAGTAGCCTGGGTTATATCTTTGGCTCCTGGGAGATGGTGCTCGGACCGTTTGGCTACTTCCTGACGCTATTTGCCGTCTGGGCGGCAATTAATGCTTTCAACATGGTTGATGGCATTGATGGCTTGCTGGGCGGGTTGTCCTGCGTCTCGTTTGCAGCAATCGGTATGATTTTGTGGTTCGACGGGCAAACCAGCCTCGCTATCTGGTGCTTTGCGATGATCGCCGCCATCCTGCCCTATATCATGCTCAACCTTGGTATCCTGGGTCGCCGCTACAAAGTCTTTATGGGTGATGCGGGCAGTACGCTGATTGGTTTTACCGTTATCTGGATCCTGCTCGAAACGACCCAGGGCAAAACCCATCCCATCAGCCCGGTTACCGCTTTGTGGATCATCGCCATTCCGCTAATGGATATGGTGGCGATTATGTACCGTCGCCTGCGTAAAGGCATGAGCCCATTCTCTCCTGACCGTCAGCATATTCACCATTTGATCATGCGTGCCGGGTTTACTTCCCGCCAGGCGTTTGTGCTGATTACCCTTGCCGCGGCACTGCTCGCTTCCATTGGCGTGCTGGCAGAATATTCTCATTTTGTCCCGGAGTGGGTCATGCTGGTGCTCTTTTTGCTAGCATTCTTCCTCTATGGATATTGCA
- the rho gene encoding transcription termination factor Rho — translation MNLTELKNTPVSELITLGENMGLENLARMRKQDIIFAILKQHAKSGEDIFGDGVLEILQDGFGFLRSADSSYLAGPDDIYVSPSQIRRFNLRTGDTISGKIRPPKEGERYFALLKVNEVNFDKPENARNKILFENLTPLHANSRLRMERGNGSTEDLTARVLDLASPIGRGQRGLIVAPPKAGKTMLLQNIAQSIAYNHPDCVLMVLLIDERPEEVTEMQRLVKGEVVASTFDEPASRHVQVAEMVIEKAKRLVEHKKDVIILLDSITRLARAYNTVVPASGKVLTGGVDANALHRPKRFFGAARNVEEGGSLTIIATALIDTGSKMDEVIYEEFKGTGNMELHLSRKIAEKRVFPAIDYNRSGTRKEELLTTQEELQKMWILRKIIHPMGEIDAMEFLINKLAMTKTNDDFFEMMKRS, via the coding sequence ATGAATCTTACCGAATTAAAGAATACGCCGGTTTCTGAGCTGATCACTCTCGGCGAAAATATGGGGCTGGAAAACCTGGCTCGTATGCGTAAGCAGGACATTATTTTTGCCATCCTGAAGCAGCACGCAAAGAGTGGCGAAGATATCTTTGGTGATGGCGTACTGGAGATATTGCAGGATGGATTTGGTTTCCTCCGTTCCGCAGACAGCTCCTACCTCGCCGGTCCTGATGACATCTACGTTTCCCCTAGCCAAATCCGCCGTTTCAACCTCCGCACTGGTGATACCATCTCTGGTAAGATTCGCCCGCCGAAAGAAGGTGAACGCTATTTTGCGCTGCTGAAAGTTAACGAAGTTAACTTCGACAAACCTGAAAACGCCCGCAACAAAATCCTCTTTGAGAACTTAACCCCGCTGCACGCTAACTCTCGTCTGCGTATGGAACGTGGTAACGGTTCTACTGAAGATTTAACTGCTCGCGTACTGGATCTGGCATCACCTATCGGTCGTGGTCAGCGTGGTCTGATTGTGGCACCGCCGAAAGCCGGTAAAACCATGCTGCTGCAGAACATTGCCCAGAGCATTGCTTACAACCACCCGGATTGTGTGCTGATGGTTCTGCTGATTGACGAACGTCCGGAAGAAGTCACCGAGATGCAGCGTCTGGTAAAAGGTGAAGTTGTTGCTTCTACCTTTGACGAACCCGCATCTCGCCACGTTCAGGTTGCGGAAATGGTGATCGAGAAGGCGAAACGCCTGGTTGAGCACAAGAAAGACGTTATCATTCTGCTCGACTCCATCACTCGTTTGGCGCGTGCTTACAACACCGTTGTTCCGGCGTCAGGTAAAGTACTGACCGGTGGTGTGGATGCCAACGCCCTGCATCGCCCGAAACGCTTCTTCGGTGCGGCGCGTAACGTGGAAGAGGGCGGCAGCCTGACCATCATCGCTACCGCGCTTATCGATACCGGTTCCAAGATGGACGAAGTTATCTACGAAGAGTTTAAAGGTACAGGCAACATGGAACTGCACCTCTCTCGTAAGATCGCTGAAAAACGCGTCTTCCCGGCAATCGACTACAACCGTTCCGGTACCCGTAAAGAAGAGCTGCTCACTACTCAGGAAGAGTTGCAGAAAATGTGGATCCTGCGCAAAATCATTCACCCGATGGGCGAAATCGATGCCATGGAGTTCCTCATTAATAAACTGGCGATGACCAAGACCAATGACGATTTCTTCGAAATGATGAAGCGCTCATAA
- the rhoL gene encoding rho operon leader peptide RhoL, giving the protein MRSEQISGLSLNPSCRFSSAYSPVTRQRKDMR; this is encoded by the coding sequence ATGCGAAGTGAACAGATTTCTGGTTTGTCACTCAATCCGTCTTGTCGTTTCAGTTCTGCGTACTCTCCTGTGACCAGGCAGCGAAAAGACATGAGATGA
- the trxA gene encoding thioredoxin TrxA: MSDKIIHLTDDSFDTDVLKADGAILVDFWAEWCGPCKMIAPILDEIADEYQGKLTVAKLNIDQNPGTAPKYGIRGIPTLLLFKNGEVAATKVGALSKGQLKEFLDANLA; encoded by the coding sequence ATGAGCGATAAAATTATTCACCTGACTGACGACAGTTTTGACACGGATGTACTCAAAGCGGACGGGGCGATCCTCGTTGATTTCTGGGCAGAGTGGTGCGGTCCGTGCAAAATGATCGCCCCGATTCTGGATGAAATCGCTGACGAATATCAGGGCAAACTGACCGTTGCAAAACTGAACATCGATCAAAATCCTGGCACTGCGCCGAAATATGGCATCCGTGGTATCCCGACTCTGCTGCTGTTCAAAAACGGTGAAGTGGCGGCAACCAAAGTGGGCGCACTGTCTAAAGGTCAGTTGAAAGAGTTCCTTGACGCTAACCTGGCGTAA
- the rhlB gene encoding ATP-dependent RNA helicase RhlB — MSKTHLTEQKFSDFALHPKVVEALEKKGFHNCTPIQALALPLTLAGRDVAGQAQTGTGKTMAFLTSTFHYLLSHPAIADRKVNQPRALIMAPTRELAVQIHADAEPLAQATGLKLGLAYGGDGYDKQLKVLESGVDILIGTTGRLIDYAKQNHINLGAIQVVVLDEADRMYDLGFIKDIRWLFRRMPPANQRLNMLFSATLSYRVRELAFEQMNNAEYIEVEPEQKTGHRIKEELFYPSNEEKMRLLQTLIEEEWPDRAIIFANTKHRCEEIWGHLAADGHRVGLLTGDVAQKKRLRILDEFTRGDLDILVATDVAARGLHIPAVTHVFNYDLPDDCEDYVHRIGRTGRAGASGHSISLACEEYALNLPAIETYIGHSIPVSKYNPDALMTDLPKPLRLTRPRTGNGPRRTGAPRNRRRSG; from the coding sequence ATGAGCAAAACACATTTAACAGAACAGAAGTTTTCCGACTTCGCCCTGCATCCGAAGGTTGTAGAAGCCCTTGAAAAAAAAGGGTTTCATAACTGTACGCCCATTCAGGCACTGGCCCTTCCGCTGACGCTGGCGGGTCGTGACGTAGCCGGGCAGGCGCAAACCGGTACCGGGAAAACGATGGCGTTTCTTACGTCAACGTTTCATTATCTTCTCTCTCATCCCGCGATTGCCGATCGCAAGGTGAATCAGCCGCGTGCCTTAATTATGGCACCGACGCGTGAACTTGCCGTGCAGATCCACGCCGATGCGGAGCCACTGGCGCAAGCTACCGGCCTGAAGCTGGGTCTGGCTTACGGTGGTGATGGCTACGACAAACAGCTGAAAGTGCTGGAAAGCGGCGTTGACATACTGATTGGCACCACGGGTCGTTTAATTGACTACGCCAAGCAGAACCACATTAACCTCGGTGCCATTCAGGTGGTGGTACTGGACGAAGCCGATCGCATGTACGATCTGGGCTTTATTAAAGATATCCGCTGGCTGTTCCGCCGTATGCCGCCTGCAAACCAGCGCCTCAACATGCTGTTCTCCGCCACGCTTTCGTACCGGGTACGCGAACTGGCATTCGAGCAGATGAACAATGCCGAATATATTGAAGTGGAACCGGAACAGAAAACGGGCCACCGTATAAAAGAAGAGCTTTTCTACCCTTCTAACGAAGAAAAAATGCGTTTGCTGCAAACGCTGATTGAAGAAGAATGGCCAGACCGAGCGATTATTTTCGCCAACACCAAACATCGTTGTGAAGAGATCTGGGGCCACCTGGCGGCAGATGGTCATCGTGTCGGTTTGTTGACAGGCGATGTCGCGCAGAAAAAACGTCTGCGTATCCTTGATGAATTTACCCGTGGCGATCTGGATATTCTGGTTGCCACCGACGTTGCTGCGCGTGGTTTGCACATCCCTGCGGTGACGCACGTCTTTAACTACGATTTACCCGATGACTGTGAAGATTACGTTCACCGTATTGGTCGTACAGGTCGCGCAGGCGCAAGCGGTCACTCTATTAGCCTGGCGTGTGAAGAGTATGCATTGAATTTGCCTGCTATTGAGACCTATATTGGTCACTCAATTCCAGTAAGCAAATACAATCCGGACGCATTGATGACCGATCTGCCAAAACCGCTGCGCCTCACACGCCCGCGTACAGGTAATGGTCCGCGTCGTACTGGCGCTCCGCGTAATCGTCGTCGTTCAGGTTAA